In Mercenaria mercenaria strain notata chromosome 13, MADL_Memer_1, whole genome shotgun sequence, a single window of DNA contains:
- the LOC128547772 gene encoding uncharacterized protein LOC128547772, whose protein sequence is MQEATDRLTAWAEEWCVQVNTEKSCTTLFSLSPTQTDAGYIRICDTPLAEVEEATYLGVTFDRRLTWKAHLTNAESKARKKLPILRKLAGTNWGAHENILKTVYLVTIRLILEYSSSAWITAAKTIQQRLDKVQNQALRIITRALKSTPIKAMEDATAIPPLAKRRESKTLVQTSKYKYLPDHPMKAKLEGLTKNRLKRGSFVHETRKLNKTFAEHLGQPTTPFTVQDLPEPWKHDQSNLTTHTNVPGLPPGTSDEMAKLSFTQAMIQDTYPLETWTQVYTDGSASAAIKDGGAGIFILHTSGRSETNSIPTGRHCTNYRAEVEAIKQAIKLIEESPESCFNVVIFMDALSVIQALENSKQTSISGALFSLCKTRVVSLQWIPAHCVPGNENADRLAKLGATDNQPQNAITHEEKVTMIKALTKPRPTKDDCRLLDRWEQVIIFRLRTGHNRLNAHMCTKLKLSPSPMCPCGLEQQTAEHILQRCPRLENQRKRVWPNSTPMKIKVHGKMEDLKKTASYIAGSGLTL, encoded by the coding sequence atgcaagaagccacgGACAGGCTTACAGCCTGGGCAGAAGAATGGTGTGTTCAGGTCAACACTGAGAAGTCCTGCACAACCCTGTTTTCACTGTCACCAACGCAGACAGATGCTGGCTATATTAGAATTTGTGACACCCCACTTGCAGAAGTGGAGGAGGCAACATATCTAGGAGTAACGTTCGACAGGCGCCTAACATGGAAGGCACATCTTACCAATGCAGAAAGCAAGGCACGAAAAAAGCTTCCCATTCTACGGAAACTTGCTGGTACAAACTGGGGAGCACACGAAaacatactcaagacagtataccTTGTGACCATCAGACTCATCCTAGAGTATAGCTCATCAGCTTGGATAACAGCGGCCAAGACAATTCAGCAGAGATTAGACAAGGTGCAAAATCAGGCTCTTAGAATCATCACCAGAGCActgaaatcaacacccattaaggCCATGGAAGACGCTACTGCCATCCCTCCACTTGCCAAGAGAAGAGAGTCCAAAACTCTGGTGCAAACCAGCAAATACAAATACCTGCCAGATCATCCCATGAAGGCCAAACTTGAAGGGCttacaaaaaatcgtttaaaaagagGCAGCTTTGTACATGAAACCAGGAAGCTCAACAAAACCTTTGCAGAGCATCTTGGACAACCCACTACTCCTTTCACTGTTCAAGATCTACCAGAACCGTGGAAGCATGACCAATCCAACCTGACTACACATACCAATGTTCCTGGTCTTCCCCCTGGTACTTCAGATGAAATGGCCAAGCTATCTTTTACACAGGCCATGATCCAAGACACCTACCCTTTAGAGACATGGACACAGGTCTACACAGACGGCTCAGCCTCAGCTGCAATAAAAGACGGAGGAGCTGGCATCTTCATACTGCATACCTCGGGAAGATCAGAGACAAATAGTATTCCAACCGGAAGGCACTGTACCAACTACAGAGCAGAGGTTGAGGCCATCAAACAAGCTATTAAACTCATTGAGGAGTCTCCAGAGAGCTGCTTCAACGTGGTTATCTTCATGGATGCTCTGTCAGTTATCCAAGCACTGGAAAATTCCAAACAAACATCCATCTCCGGGGCACTGTTCAGCCTATGCAAAACAAGAGTTGTGTCCTTACAATGGATACCTGCACACTGTGTACCTGGAAATGAGAATGCAGACAGATTAGCCAAGCTTGGAGCTACAGATAACCAGCCACAAAATGCCATTACTCACGAGGAGAAGGTGACAATGATCAAAGCACTGACAAAGCCAAGGCCAACCAAGGATGACTGCCGCCTACTAGACAGATGGGAACAAGTCATCATCTTTAGGCTTCGCACAGGACATAACAGGTTAAATGCCCACATGTGCACAAAGCTTAAATTATCTCCTTCTCCGATGTGCCCCTGTGGCCTGGAACAGCAAACTGCTGAGCACATACTGCAGAGATGTCCACGTCTGGAGAACCAAAGGAAACGTGTGTGGCCAAACAGCACCCCAATGAAAATCAAAGTGCACGGCAAGATGGAGGACCTGAAGAAGACGGCATCCTACATTGCAGGATCAGGGCTGACGCTGTAG